A window from Solanum stenotomum isolate F172 chromosome 7, ASM1918654v1, whole genome shotgun sequence encodes these proteins:
- the LOC125871555 gene encoding protein RETICULATA-RELATED 3, chloroplastic-like gives MSAVVQLRCSSLPAHYHYQSRYFSAVKPTFSDNSCVKILNFNPLRTSHVGSKKLLIKYQVPCAGGGGGDGGSIGIGGGGDEDSSDGGHSDDSWDSFGPIGAFLNGWRSRVAADPQFPFKVLMEELVGVTSAVIGDMASRPNFGLNELDFVFSTLVVGSILNFVLMYILAPTASVSSRTLPSIFASCPPSHMFEPGAYSLFSRVGTLVYKGTLFAAVGFAAGLVGTAISNGLIKIRKKMDPNFETPNKPPPTLLNAATWATHMGVSSNLRYQTLNGIEFLLDKALPPVVFKTFVVVLRCLNNVLGGMSFVMLARLTGSQSVDKGEVVTAKDGVNVEKERLLNQSDSIQTGHSVSK, from the coding sequence ATGTCGGCGGTGGTTCAACTTCGCTGCTCTTCACTTCCAGCCCACTATCACTAtcaaagtcgttacttttctgCTGTCAAACCCACATTTTCAGACAATAGTTGCGTCAAAATTCTCAACTTTAACCCATTAAGAACCAGCCATGTGGGTTCTAAAAAATTGCTTATCAAGTATCAAGTTCCTTGTGCTGGGGGTGGCGGTGGTGATGGAGGAAGCATTGGcattggtggtggtggtgatgagGATTCGAGTGATGGGGGACATTCAGATGATTCCTGGGACAGTTTTGGACCAATTGGTGCTTTTCTTAATGGCTGGAGATCTAGGGTTGCTGCGGATCCACAATTCCCTTTTAAGGTTCTTATGGAGGAATTGGTTGGTGTCACTTCTGCTGTCATAGGAGACATGGCATCTCGTCCTAACTTTGGCCTTAATGAATTGGATTTTGTGTTTTCCACACTTGTCGTTGGTtccattttgaattttgtgttgATGTATATATTGGCTCCAACAGCATCTGTTTCTAGTCGAACGCTGCCTTCAATTTTTGCCAGTTGCCCACCAAGCCACATGTTCGAGCCTGGTGCTTACAGTTTATTCAGTAGGGTTGGGACATTGGTCTACAAAGGAACTCTCTTTGCTGCAGTTGGATTTGCTGCTGGACTTGTTGGAACTGCAATTTCTAATGGTTTAATCAAGATAAGGAAAAAGATGGATCCTAATTTTGAGACGCCAAATAAGCCTCCTCCAACACTTCTAAATGCTGCAACATGGGCAACTCATATGGGTGTCAGCAGTAACTTAAGATACCAAACTCTTAATGGAATTGAGTTCTTGCTAGACAAAGCTCTTCCTCCAGTGGTTTTTAAAACGTTCGTTGTGGTTTTGAGATGCTTGAATAATGTCCTTGGGGGAATGTCATTTGTCATGTTGGCAAGGCTGACTGGTTCTCAGAGTGTAGATAAAGGGGAGGTAGTTACTGCAAAAGATGGAGTAAATGTAGAGAAAGAGAGGTTGCTGAATCAGAGCGACAGCATACAAACTGGTCATTCTGTTTCAAAGTGA
- the LOC125871843 gene encoding uncharacterized protein LOC125871843 — protein sequence MGDERVDELHSDEPLEHELTDNDEMHEDDDDDVDSAPSAPVEDQSVNHHFTLIPYLDHTEESVEDFIYTRDDGSIRTTLWNPNNPKYIQSGMLFMNKKQMKFVVRA from the exons ATGGGTGATGAACGAGTTGATGAGTTGCATAGTGATGAACCTTTGGAGCATGAATTAACAGACAATGATGAAATGCATGAGGATGACGATGATGATGTGGATAGTGCACCTAGTGCACCCGTTGAAGATCAAAGTGTTAATCATCATTTTACATTGATTCCATACTTAGATCACACTGAAGAAAGTGTAGAAGATTTTATCTATACAAGAGATGATGGTTCTATCCGAACGACACTTTGGAATCCAAACAATCCTAAATATATCCAGTCAG GTATGCTATTTATGAATAAGAAGCAAATGAAATTTGTCGTAAGAGCATAG
- the LOC125871305 gene encoding KH domain-containing protein At2g38610-like gives MSGLYNPKFSPARAASPQIRSTPDVDSNHYLSELLAEHQKLGPFMQVLPICSRLLNQEILRVSGMLPNQGFGELDRLRHRSPSPMGSANLMSNVAGAGLSGWNGLPQERLSGPPGMSMDWQGAPASPSSYTVKRILRLEIPVDTYPNFNFVGRLLGPRGNSLKRVEATTGCRVFIRGKGSIKDPDKEEKLRGRPGYEHLNEPLHILIEADLPASVVDIRLRQAQEIIEELLKPVDESEDYIKRQQLRELAMLNSNFREESPGPSGSVSPFNTSGMKRPKTGR, from the exons aTGTCAGGTTTATATAATCCCAAGTTTTCACCTGCTAGAGCTGCTTCTCCCCAGATTAGAAGTACACCAGATGTTGACAG TAATCACTACTTGTCAGAGCTGTTGGCGGAACATCAAAAGCTTGGACCTTTTATGCAAGTTCTTCCTATATGTAGCAGACTCTTGAATCAAG AGATTTTAAGGGTTTCTGGAATGCTGCCGAACCAAGGATTTGGTGAACTAGACAGATTGCGACATAGAAGTCCCAGTCCTATGGGTTCAGCAAACCTTATGTCAAATGTTGCTGGAGCAGGATTGAGTGGTTGGAATGGACTTCCCCAGGAG AGGTTGAGTGGACCTCCTGGAATGTCTATGGACTGGCAAGGGGCCCCAGCAAGTCCTAGTTCGTACACTGTGAAAAGAATATTGCGGTTAGAAATTCCAGTAGACACTTATCCAAAT TTTAATTTTGTCGGGCGACTTCTTGGCCCCAGAGGGAATTCATTGAAACGGGTGGAAGCTACCACAGGATGCCGTGTTTTTATTAGAGGAAAAGGCTCAATAAAAGATCCAGACAAG GAGGAGAAACTAAGGGGAAGACCAGGATATGAGCACCTGAATGAACCACTCCACATTTTAATTGAAGCTGATTTGCCAGCCAGTGTTGTGGATATTAGATTGAGACAGGCACAGGAAATCATAGAGGAGTTGCTCAAGCCGGTG GATGAATCAGAGGACTACATAAAGAGACAGCAATTGCGTGAACTGGCGATGCTAAATTCAAATTTCAGGGAAGAGAGCCCTGGACCAAGTGGCAGTGTCTCTCCTTTCAATACTAGTGGCATGAAACGTCCCAAGACTGGCCGTTGA